A window of Diabrotica virgifera virgifera chromosome 9, PGI_DIABVI_V3a contains these coding sequences:
- the LOC126892418 gene encoding uncharacterized protein LOC126892418 → MSTLRNNIYLVGVMKNQICGSKLPCKRDVLSVLFYNMRVVNLNLNDSSALVIDEVVVFWKKARIPVQNRSNCILKLKSLYDNVRNLEKSKNRDTERQREKENDFKEALDNLFDIATLNALNEIKIAEDREFLIKQREKGRVGCMLGVDIKLLRKEKRKEERTAAELKRKEDLLENSSCSIGHFEMEDKEHEDSQKKVINQDNSEDDIYFISESQQGPSSNKRGRKTLMTPRLAAALDKCKVSDRDAMHIISAVLEALNIDITEFVLNRSSIKRNREILRKIKYSSIKSVGNDANFIEVHWDSKLLPDITKNEKIDRLPVIAVGLDFEQLLGVPGIASSAGSEVCSAVFHITDEWNLTEKIQAFCFDTTASNTGRIKGAAVLLQQRLGRDILWLPCRHHIFEVVLAGVFTRTKAIVTSGPEIAQFKALKENWKNIDKMKFLDYTSDEAVYNALKDVAPEIIYFVKQKLAEEQPRDDYKEFLQLTLIFLGDKTNVSFRAPGAYHLARWMAKAIYCLKLFLFRDQMKMRKDNSKLNAEICVFVVYCYVEAWFSATNTTGAPLNDIYFLRKLVIFKNINENIATIAITKFLNHLWYLSEECAAMAIFDDRIERVEKIRMAQKIMECASKNIETVNEKEEENEETEVIEKKLSLQIRDVQNFVQKDLPTELLSANSLQLFKRFGICVEFLQDDPLNWENREDYRTGKNIISTLKCTNDIAERGVKLIEDYNEKMTKNEHQKQFLIQVVQEYRREFPVATKGGLLKSKICI, encoded by the exons ATGTCCACTTTGCGGAACAATATTTATCTAGTTGGAGTGATGAAAAATCAAATCTGCGGTAGTAAATTACCATGTAAACGAGATGTTTTGAGTGTACTTTTTTATAACATGAGAGTGGTAAATTTAAATCTTAATGACAGCAGTGCTTTAGTTATTGATGAAGTGGTcgttttttggaaaaaagcaAGAATCCCAGTTCAAAACCGTTCAAActgtattttgaaattaaaatcttTGTACGATAATGTCAGAAATttagaaaaatctaaaaatagaGATACTGAACGGCAGAGAGAAAAAGAAAATGATTTTAAAGAAGCTTTAGACAACCTTTTCGATATTGCCACCTTAAATGCGTTAAATGAGATTAAAATCGCCGAAGATAGAGAATTTTTAATTAAGCAAAGGGAGAAAGGTAGAGTAGGTTGTATGTTGGGAGTAGATATCAAATTATTACGTAAGGAAAAGCGGAAAGAAGAACGCACAGCTGCAGAGTTGAAAAGAAAAGAAGATTTGTTGGAAAATTCTAGTTGTTCGATTGGACATTttgaaatggaagataaagaaCACGAAGATTCACAGAAAAAAGTGATAAATCAAGACAACAGTGAAGATGACATATATTTCATATCGGAATCTCAACAGGGTCCATCTTCAAACAAGAGAGGACGAAAGACGTTAATGACACCTCGCCTGGCCGCTGCCTTGGACAAATGTAAAGTGAGTGACAGGGATGCAATGCATATTATTTCTGCCGTCCTAGAAGCTCTTAATATAGATATCACCGAGTTTGTTCTCAATAGATCGTCTATCAAAAGAAATAGAGAGATTTTgcggaaaataaaatattcatcaataaaaTCGGTAGGAAATGATGCAAATTTTATTGAAGTGCATTGGGATTCCAAATTATTGCCTGATATcacaaaaaatgagaaaattgaTCGGCTTCCTGTGATCGCGGTTGGTTTAGATTTTGAACAATTATTAGGAGTACCTGGAATTGCATCATCAGCAGGATCGGAAGTTTGCTCTGCTGTGTTCCATATCACTGATGAATGGAATTTAACCGAAAAAATTCAAGCCTTTTGTTTTGATACTACAGCATCAAACACTGGACGTATAAAAGGAGCTGCAGTTCTGCTTCAACAAAGGTTAGGGCGAGATATTTTGTGGCTTCCATGCCGACACCATATATTTGAGGTCGTTTTGGCTGGTGTATTCACGAGGACAAAAGCAATTGTAACATCCGGCCCTGAAATTGCTCAATTCAAAGCACTTAAAGAAAACTGGaagaatattgataaaatgaaatttttagatTATACCAGCGATGAAGCCGTTTATAATGCACTGAAAGATGTAGCGCccgaaattatttattttgtgaaACAGAAACTTGCAGAAGAGCAACCACGTGATGACTACAAAGAGTTTTTGCAATTGACGCTCATTTTTTTGGGAGATAAAACAAATGTGAGTTTTAGGGCCCCCGGTGCATATCATTTAGCGAGATGGATGGCTAAAGCgatttattgtttaaaactttttttatttcgcGATCAAATGAAAATGAGAAAGGATAATTCCAAACTGAATGCAGAAATTTGCGTTTTCGTTGTATACTGTTATGTAGAGGCCTGGTTTTCAGCAACGAATACTACAGGAGCTCCCCtaaatgatatatattttttgagaaaattggttatatttaaaaatattaatgaaaacattgcaaccattgcaataacaaaatttttaaaccatttatggtATCTAAGTGAAGAGTGTGCTGCCATGGCAATATTTGACGATAGAATTGAGAGAGTTGAAAAAATTAGAATGGCTCAAAAAATTATGGAATGTGCAAGTAAAAACATAGAgactgtgaatgaaaaagaagaagaaaatgaagagaCAGAAGTCATTGAGAAAAAACTATCGTTGCAAATCCGAGATGTCCAAAATTTTGTTCAAAAAGATCTACCAACTGAATTATTGTCCGCCAATTCACTTCAGTTATTTAAACGATTCGGTATTTGTGTTGAATTTCTTCAGGACGATCCGCTGAATTGGGAAAACAGAGAGGATTATCGCACAGGAAAAAATATCATTTCAACCTTAAAATGTACAAATGATATTGCAGAAAGAGGAGTCAAGTTGATTGAGGATTACAATGAAAAAATGACGAAAAATGAACatcaaaaacaatttttgataCAG gtTGTTCAGGAGTACCGGAGAGAGTTCCCAGTCGCCACAAAAGGAGGCTTACTTAAATCCAAAATATGTATCTGA